One window of the Candidatus Saccharibacteria bacterium genome contains the following:
- a CDS encoding penicillin-binding protein 2, translating into MDTKRGYESDPIQRTRLWYALLVVVFAVFAVRLFYTQVIRYDHYKSLALSDQVREYDVLPERGAMYAQLNGKTIPLVLNQKRYTIFADPSIIKKPAETAKAIAPLLNEDASSVEEKLRTKKTKYVVLQRRVSAEVNKKILAFQYPGIASQQMNYRVYPQGSMAAQVVGFVNNDGEGKYGLEESLDATLGGKKGRLKAITDVNGVPLAASSENLLIQPVAGKNVTLTLDMGMQAQVENIVKAAQEKFRSKNVSAIVMETNTGAVKAMANYPTFDPANYQTVEDGTVFQNYSVATPIEPGSITKVLTVAAGIDTGVITKDTSYYDPGKWTIDGAKVLNVAEGTGSGTQSIKSLLNLSLNTGATWTLMQMGGGKLNDGGRTKLHDYFVNHYRLAKTTGIEQGYEGSGFVPAPEDKDNGINITYANMSFGQAYSASALQMAGALSAVVNGGTYYQPRLVAETSDASGNVTIKKPVVLQRGVVSEKTSRSMVELLDYVTEAHTGGFPYMRFDSRYSVGGKTGTAQITDEKTGLYREDAFNGTFLGYVGGDTPQYTIVVYNIEPRGYGGFAGAQTGQPVFAEIAHMLINNYDVKPKKS; encoded by the coding sequence ATGGACACGAAACGTGGTTATGAGTCTGACCCTATTCAGCGCACCCGATTGTGGTATGCGCTGCTCGTCGTTGTCTTTGCGGTATTTGCCGTACGGCTTTTTTATACACAAGTTATTCGGTACGACCACTACAAATCACTGGCACTAAGCGACCAAGTTCGCGAGTATGATGTGCTCCCCGAGCGTGGTGCCATGTATGCTCAACTAAACGGGAAAACTATTCCTCTGGTGCTCAACCAGAAACGATACACCATTTTTGCCGACCCCAGTATTATCAAAAAACCGGCTGAAACTGCCAAGGCGATTGCGCCGCTGCTGAACGAAGACGCTTCGTCGGTGGAAGAGAAGCTCCGAACCAAAAAAACAAAGTACGTTGTGTTGCAACGTCGGGTGAGTGCGGAAGTAAACAAGAAGATTTTGGCGTTCCAATATCCAGGCATTGCTTCGCAACAGATGAACTACCGGGTGTACCCGCAAGGTAGTATGGCAGCACAGGTGGTTGGCTTTGTGAATAACGACGGAGAGGGCAAGTACGGCCTAGAGGAATCGCTAGACGCGACGTTAGGTGGAAAAAAAGGTCGCCTGAAAGCAATCACCGATGTAAATGGCGTGCCCCTGGCGGCAAGCAGCGAAAACCTTCTCATTCAACCAGTAGCGGGCAAGAACGTGACGCTGACGCTCGATATGGGCATGCAGGCGCAAGTAGAAAATATAGTGAAAGCAGCGCAAGAAAAATTCCGTTCTAAAAACGTGAGTGCCATTGTTATGGAAACAAACACGGGTGCGGTAAAAGCAATGGCGAACTACCCCACATTTGACCCTGCAAATTACCAAACGGTTGAAGATGGAACGGTATTTCAGAATTACAGCGTTGCTACACCGATTGAGCCCGGTTCCATTACGAAAGTGCTAACCGTTGCCGCCGGAATAGACACCGGGGTTATCACAAAAGACACATCGTATTATGACCCGGGCAAGTGGACCATAGACGGCGCAAAAGTGCTGAATGTGGCCGAGGGTACTGGCTCTGGAACGCAGAGTATAAAAAGCCTGCTAAACTTATCGCTGAACACGGGCGCAACCTGGACGCTGATGCAAATGGGCGGCGGTAAGCTGAACGATGGGGGTCGTACAAAGCTTCATGATTATTTCGTCAACCACTATAGGCTTGCCAAAACAACTGGTATAGAGCAGGGGTACGAGGGTTCTGGGTTTGTGCCTGCCCCAGAAGATAAAGACAACGGTATAAACATCACCTATGCCAACATGTCATTTGGCCAGGCCTACTCAGCCTCTGCGCTGCAAATGGCGGGTGCGCTCAGCGCGGTTGTAAACGGCGGCACATACTATCAACCACGGCTGGTCGCGGAAACGAGCGATGCCAGTGGCAACGTCACGATAAAAAAACCAGTTGTACTGCAGCGCGGTGTCGTCTCTGAAAAGACAAGCCGTAGTATGGTGGAATTACTCGATTACGTGACCGAAGCTCACACCGGTGGCTTTCCGTACATGCGGTTTGACAGTCGGTATAGCGTAGGGGGCAAAACCGGCACCGCACAAATAACAGATGAAAAAACTGGGCTGTACCGCGAGGACGCCTTCAATGGTACGTTCTTGGGCTATGTAGGGGGTGATACGCCTCAGTACACGATAGTGGTGTATAACATTGAGCCCCGTGGCTACGGCGGTTTTGCCGGTGCTCAAACGGGCCAGCCAGTATTTGCGGAAATTGCTCACATGCTTATTAATAACTATGATGTAAAACCAAAGAAGTCCTAA